Genomic segment of Candidatus Methylomirabilis limnetica:
GCTTGCAGGTGACGGCGACGTTCTGCTTGAAGACGCCAGAGGCGGGATCGGCAGCTCGTCGGATCTCGTGAGCGCCATGGCAATCGGTGCAGGTTGCGGCAGTGAGATTGCCTTTCTGTAGGATGGCCAAACAGGAGACAGGACAGGGGGCGGTGCGAAGCATCGCGAATCAGGTATTTGATGTTTTCCCCTACAGCGCCACGGTAACCCAGGTAATGATATTGTGACAAGAGGCAGTTGAACAGCGCATAATCCTCCGATTTGAGGCTTACAACCGTGATCCGAAGGGGAATCAATGCCTTGAGACTGTCGCTGATCCCTTCCTTTCGATATGGAACAGATGGATAAGAAGGACGGGACGTAAAAGTAAGTTTCCCCTGGCGGGGAGGCAACACAATAGAGCCAGCTCGCTCCAGTTTCAGCAGGAGGCTGCGGCAGGCCATGTCTTTGTATTGCCCTGTGGGACTTTGCCAGTTCCACAACCTGCAAATCT
This window contains:
- a CDS encoding Druantia anti-phage system protein DruA — its product is MEQSMTVNVQQIRQLLTANPDWHRTRLSLEICRLWNWQSPTGQYKDMACRSLLLKLERAGSIVLPPRQGKLTFTSRPSYPSVPYRKEGISDSLKALIPLRITVVSLKSEDYALFNCLLSQYHYLGYRGAVGENIKYLIRDASHRPLSCLLFGHPTERQSHCRNLHRLPWRSRDPTSCRSRLWRLQAERRRHLQA